The Populus nigra chromosome 19, ddPopNigr1.1, whole genome shotgun sequence genome includes a window with the following:
- the LOC133679457 gene encoding uncharacterized protein LOC133679457: MGLIRNSTMKSGDYLEGMLSDYVGGKAKSKVQRSSSARLVTALTCLQFAFAVYATFLLYYMSPTIDLRTKPDFTWATRIAQQWKHFIIPPHVLGRYQEAASLVTAEIRPINPSEVCEHEKIDFQQKKSNDAQMIKLKRELYDEVLDFQSKSIGTETLSELMAMKSKWDLRGPNKPRVTVILNHFKRKTLCAQLDSLLHQTLPFHHVWVLSFGSPNELSLKRIVNSYNDSRISFISSSYDFKYYGRFQMALQTEADLVYIVDDDMIPGRKMLQILSHVAGTEKYKNSVLGSIGRILPFRQKDFTFPSYRKFRSKEAGLYLPDPAYDITVDKIVQVDFLSSSWFLSAELVKTLFIEAPMTFMTGEDLHLSYQLQKYRNAGSFVLPVDPNDKETWGDSEHRLAYVSETTVIFKDIVQVRDDQWWKALSTGYVTQWAAMHPQKIDALFYAHSVDEVKALAPLIEKFRSTVGKKAYIVVSGGNFCPCEDAATSLNWPKMVCKERRFKIFDLAVAAQTEISNSEVPVIQAVYSSVKGLIKIHNPSVLIAVNDIDPNVKKALKMATETNTNGTTMVLLPRPSISKVLWMADLRSTALPNWNKMRISVNIITQNRAPSLTRLLKSLSDAYYVGDEIPISFNVDSKVDEETIRLVSSFNWPHGPKTLRRRIIQGGLIRAVSESWYPSSDDDYGLLLEDDIEVSPFYYLWIKYALLAYHYDPQVSLPELSSISLYTPKLVEVVKERPRWNATEFFKRIHPNTPYLHQLPCSWGAVFFPKQWREFYVYMNMRFTEDAKANPVQIPKSRTNGWQASWKKFLIDMMYLRGYVSLYPNFPNQASFSTNHMEPGAHISAKDNVVKHDKTDFEVPLLKEDFRSFLPNGKFPPASKLPSLNLFNQPVSLKGLKAAGAKLGQDVLRCDNATEIVSVDHETGLPKQCAKF, from the exons ATGGGGTTAATCCGGAATTCGACGATGAAAAGTGGGGATTACTTGGAAGGGATGCTTAGTGATTATGTGGGAGGAAAGGCCAAGTCCAAGGTACAGAGGAGTTCCTCGGCAAGGCTTGTCACTGCTCTTACTTGTCTCCAATTTGCTTTTGCAGTTTATGCAACTTTCTTACTATACTACATGAGCCCTACAATAGATTTAAGAACCAAACCAGACTTTACATGGGCTACAAGAATCGCACAGCAATGGAAACACTTCATTATCCCACCCCATGTTCTTGGTCGGTACCAGGAAGCTGCTTCTCTTGTTACAGCAGAAATCCGGCCAATCAATCCATCAGAAGTTTGTGAGcatgaaaaaattgatttccaGCAGAAGAAGTCAAATGATGCTCAAATGATTAAGTTGAAGAGAGAGCTTTATGATGAGGTATTGGATTTTCAAAGTAAGTCGATTGGAACAGAAACTCTGTCTGAGCTAATGGCAATGAAGTCCAAGTGGGATTTGCGAGGTCCCAATAAGCCGAGGGTCACAGTGATCTTAAACCATTTCAAGAGAAAGACGCTTTGTGCCCAGCTTGATTCTTTGCTTCACCAGACGCTTCCTTTCCACCATGTCTGGGTACTTTCATTTGGGAGCCCAAATGAGCTCTCACTAAAGAGAATTGTAAACAGCTACAATGATTCAAGAATCAGTTTCATTAGTTCTAGCTATGATTTCAAGTACTATGGAAGGTTCCAGATGGCTTTACAAACCGAAGCCGATCTTGTATATATTGTTGATGATGACATGATTCCAGGAAGGAAAATGCTACAGATATTATCTCACGTAGCAGGGACAGAAAAATACAAGAACTCGGTTTTGGGCAGCATAGGAAGGATTTTGCCTTTCAGGCAAAAGGACTTTACGTTCCCTAGCTACAGAAAGTTCCGGTCCAAAGAGGCAGGGCTCTATTTGCCTGACCCTGCTTATGACATAACAGTTGATAAAATTGTGCAGGTGGATTTTCTTTCCAGTTCATGGTTTTTATCTGCAGAGCTCGTCAAGACACTGTTCATTGAGGCACCTATGACCTTCATGACAGGAGAAGATCTGCATCTTAG CTATCAGCTACAGAAGTACAGAAATGCTGGTTCATTTGTGCTTCCGGTTGATCCAAACGACAAGGAAACATGGGGTGATAGTGAGCACAGGCTAGCTTATGTTTCTGAAACCACTGTAATTTTCAAGGACATTGTTCAAGTCCGAGATGATCAGTGGTGGAAAGCACTGTCTACTGGTTATGTGACTCAATGGGCAGCAATGCACCCTCAAAAGATAGACGCACTCTTCTATGCCCACTCGGTCGATGAAGTTAAAGCACTTGCACCGCTTATTGAGAAGTTCAGGTCTACTGTTGGCAAAAAGGCGTACATTGTTGTCTCTGGAGGCAATTTTTGCCCCTGTGAAGATGCTGCAACTTCTCTAAATTGGCCTAAGATGGTCTGCAAAGAGCGAAGATTCAAGATATTTGATTTGGCAGTTGCGGCGCAGACGGAAATATCAAATTCAGAAGTGCCAGTGATACAAGCAGTGTACTCGAGCGTGAAAGGATTGATCAAGATTCACAATCCCAGTGTTTTGATCGCAGTGAATGACATTGATCCTAATGTGAAGAAAGCCTTGAAAATGGCGACGGAGACAAATACTAATGGCACAACAATGGTTCTTCTGCCAAGGCCTTCAATATCAAAGGTTCTTTGGATGGCTGATCTAAGATCAACAGCTTTGCCAA ATTGGAATAAAATGCGGATTTCTGTCAACATAATCACCCAAAATCGTGCTCCTTCTTTAACAAGGCTTCTCAAATCTCTCAGCGATGCTTATTATGTGGGGGATGAAATCCCCATCAGCTTCAACGTGGACAGTAAAGTTGACGAGGAAACTATAAGATTAGTGAGCTCATTTAATTGGCCTCATGGTCCTAAAACCCTCAGAAGAAGAATCATCCAAGGAGGCCTAATTCGAGCAGTCAGTGAAAGTTGGTACCCTTCATCTGATGATGATTATGGCCTCCTACTCGAAGATGATATTGAAGTCTCTCCATTCTACTATCTATGGATCAAATATGCTCTTTTGGCCTATCACTATGATCCACAAGTGTCACTACCTGAGCTCTCCTCCATCTCCCTTTACACGCCTAAATTGGTGGAGGTGGTGAAAGAAAGGCCAAGATGGAATGCAACTGAGTTCTTTAAACGAATCCATCCTAACACCCCTTATCTCCACCAACTACCTTGCAGTTGGGGTGCAGTGTTCTTCCCTAAACAATGGAGAGAATTCTATGTTTACATGAACATGAGGTTCACTGAAGATGCCAAGGCAAACCCAGTTCAGATCCCAAAGTCAAGAACAAATGGATGGCAAGCTTCATGGAAGAAGTTCCTCATTGACATGATGTACCTCAGAGGCTATGTTAGTCTCTACCCCAACTTTCCGAACCAGGCAAGCTTCTCGACTAACCATATGGAACCAGGGGCTCACATTAGTGCAAAGGACAATGTTGTTAAGCATGACAAGACAGATTTTGAGGTGCCATTGTTGAAGGAAGATTTTAGATCCTTTTTGCCAAATGGTAAGTTTCCTCCAGCATCAAAATTGCCATCACTTAACTTGTTCAACCAACCTGTTTCGCTCAAGGGTCTGAAGGCAGCTGGAGCTAAGTTGGGTCAAGATGTACTCAGGTGCGACAACGCCACAGAAATTGTGAGTGTGGATCATGAAACAGGCCTGCCTAAACAATGCGCAAAATTCTGA
- the LOC133680268 gene encoding uncharacterized protein LOC133680268 isoform X3, whose translation MPCQLGCLALSIIFFSSTVFKLKKYLTIERRAEMGTIHRSFSCSGVYRKTNDSARLIIVTIVGVAFGFFVGISFPAVTFTKNEFRRSKSLETLGSGSNVTNIYVPTNPRGAELLPPGIVVAESDFYLRRLWGEPSEDMLKKPKYLLTFTVGYDQRNNINAAVKKFSDDFQILLFHYDGRTSEWDQFEWSKSAIHVSVMRQTKWWYAKRFLHPDIVGAYEYIFIWDEDLGVEHFNGEKYIQLIKKHGLEISQPGLEPNNGLTWQMTKRRGDREVHKDTEEKPGWCSDPHLPPCAAFVEIMAPVFSREAWRCVWHMIQNDLVHGWGLDFALRRCVEPAHEKIGVVDSQWIIHQVIPSLGSQSNHPGIFCKMSRGSQRRGKLHGKG comes from the exons ATGCCGTGTCAGTTAGGCTGCCTTGCGTTATCGATCATCTTTTTTTCATCTACCGtcttcaaattgaagaaat aTTTGACTATCGAAAGACGTGCCGAGATGGGGACTATACATCGCAG TTTCTCCTGCAGTGGAGTTTATAGGAAAACAAATGATAGTGCCAGGCTCATTATCGTGACAATCGTCGGAGTtgcttttggattttttgttgGTATATCATTTCCAGCAGTGACATTTACAAAG AATGAATTTAGAAGAAGCAAATCACTTGAAACTCTTGGATCAGGCAGCAATGTCACTAAT ATTTATGTTCCAACAAATCCTCGTGGTGCTGAGTTATTGCCTCCAGGAATTGTTGTGGCCGAATCTGACTTTTACTTGCGAAGATTATGGGGTGAACCTAGTGAG GATATGTTGAAGAAGCCAAAGTATTTATTAACATTTACAGTCGGTTATGATCAGAGGAACAACATTAACGCAGCAGTTAAAAAG TTTTCTGATGATTTCCAAATTTTGCTTTTCCACTATGATGGCCGGACAAGCGAGTGGGACCAGTTTGAGTGGTCAAAAAGTGCAATCCATGTTAGCGTAATGAGACAAACAAAATG GTGGTATGCAAAAAGGTTTTTGCATCCTGATATTGTTGGAgcttatgaatatatttttatatgggaTGAAGATCTTGGAGTAGAACATTTTAATGGAGAGAA GTATATACAGTTGATCAAGAAACATGGTCTGGAGATCTCTCAACCAGGTCTTGAGCCTAATAATGGACTTACATGGCAGATGACGAAGAGGAGAGGAGACAGAGAGGTTCACAA GGATACAGAGGAGAAACCAGGCTGGTGTAGTGACCCACATTTGCCTCCATGTGCTGC CTTTGTGGAAATAATGGCACCTGTATTCTCTCGTGAGGCTTGGCGTTGTGTGTGGCATATGATTCAG AATGATTTGGTGCATGGATGGGGATTGGATTTTGCTCTCAGAAGATGTGTAGAG CCTGCACATGAAAAAATTGGAGTGGTTGATTCACAGTGGATTATTCATCAAGTGATTCCTTCTCTTGGCAGCCAG TCTAACCACCCTGGAATTTTCTGTAAAATGTCCAGGGGAAGTCAGAGAAGGGGAAAGCTCCATGGGAAGGG GTGA
- the LOC133680268 gene encoding uncharacterized protein LOC133680268 isoform X1: MPCQLGCLALSIIFFSSTVFKLKKYLTIERRAEMGTIHRSFSCSGVYRKTNDSARLIIVTIVGVAFGFFVGISFPAVTFTKNEFRRSKSLETLGSGSNVTNIYVPTNPRGAELLPPGIVVAESDFYLRRLWGEPSEDMLKKPKYLLTFTVGYDQRNNINAAVKKFSDDFQILLFHYDGRTSEWDQFEWSKSAIHVSVMRQTKWWYAKRFLHPDIVGAYEYIFIWDEDLGVEHFNGEKYIQLIKKHGLEISQPGLEPNNGLTWQMTKRRGDREVHKDTEEKPGWCSDPHLPPCAAFVEIMAPVFSREAWRCVWHMIQNDLVHGWGLDFALRRCVEPAHEKIGVVDSQWIIHQVIPSLGSQGKSEKGKAPWEGVRARCRNEWSLFRSRLADAEQAYISQTKKG; this comes from the exons ATGCCGTGTCAGTTAGGCTGCCTTGCGTTATCGATCATCTTTTTTTCATCTACCGtcttcaaattgaagaaat aTTTGACTATCGAAAGACGTGCCGAGATGGGGACTATACATCGCAG TTTCTCCTGCAGTGGAGTTTATAGGAAAACAAATGATAGTGCCAGGCTCATTATCGTGACAATCGTCGGAGTtgcttttggattttttgttgGTATATCATTTCCAGCAGTGACATTTACAAAG AATGAATTTAGAAGAAGCAAATCACTTGAAACTCTTGGATCAGGCAGCAATGTCACTAAT ATTTATGTTCCAACAAATCCTCGTGGTGCTGAGTTATTGCCTCCAGGAATTGTTGTGGCCGAATCTGACTTTTACTTGCGAAGATTATGGGGTGAACCTAGTGAG GATATGTTGAAGAAGCCAAAGTATTTATTAACATTTACAGTCGGTTATGATCAGAGGAACAACATTAACGCAGCAGTTAAAAAG TTTTCTGATGATTTCCAAATTTTGCTTTTCCACTATGATGGCCGGACAAGCGAGTGGGACCAGTTTGAGTGGTCAAAAAGTGCAATCCATGTTAGCGTAATGAGACAAACAAAATG GTGGTATGCAAAAAGGTTTTTGCATCCTGATATTGTTGGAgcttatgaatatatttttatatgggaTGAAGATCTTGGAGTAGAACATTTTAATGGAGAGAA GTATATACAGTTGATCAAGAAACATGGTCTGGAGATCTCTCAACCAGGTCTTGAGCCTAATAATGGACTTACATGGCAGATGACGAAGAGGAGAGGAGACAGAGAGGTTCACAA GGATACAGAGGAGAAACCAGGCTGGTGTAGTGACCCACATTTGCCTCCATGTGCTGC CTTTGTGGAAATAATGGCACCTGTATTCTCTCGTGAGGCTTGGCGTTGTGTGTGGCATATGATTCAG AATGATTTGGTGCATGGATGGGGATTGGATTTTGCTCTCAGAAGATGTGTAGAG CCTGCACATGAAAAAATTGGAGTGGTTGATTCACAGTGGATTATTCATCAAGTGATTCCTTCTCTTGGCAGCCAG GGGAAGTCAGAGAAGGGGAAAGCTCCATGGGAAGGG GTGAGAGCAAGATGCAGAAACGAGTGGTCTTTATTCCGGAGTCGTCTTGCAGATGCTGAACAGGCATACATCTCTCAGACTAAGAAGGGGTGA
- the LOC133680268 gene encoding uncharacterized protein LOC133680268 isoform X2, translated as MPCQLGCLALSIIFFSSTVFKLKKYLTIERRAEMGTIHRSGVYRKTNDSARLIIVTIVGVAFGFFVGISFPAVTFTKNEFRRSKSLETLGSGSNVTNIYVPTNPRGAELLPPGIVVAESDFYLRRLWGEPSEDMLKKPKYLLTFTVGYDQRNNINAAVKKFSDDFQILLFHYDGRTSEWDQFEWSKSAIHVSVMRQTKWWYAKRFLHPDIVGAYEYIFIWDEDLGVEHFNGEKYIQLIKKHGLEISQPGLEPNNGLTWQMTKRRGDREVHKDTEEKPGWCSDPHLPPCAAFVEIMAPVFSREAWRCVWHMIQNDLVHGWGLDFALRRCVEPAHEKIGVVDSQWIIHQVIPSLGSQGKSEKGKAPWEGVRARCRNEWSLFRSRLADAEQAYISQTKKG; from the exons ATGCCGTGTCAGTTAGGCTGCCTTGCGTTATCGATCATCTTTTTTTCATCTACCGtcttcaaattgaagaaat aTTTGACTATCGAAAGACGTGCCGAGATGGGGACTATACATCGCAG TGGAGTTTATAGGAAAACAAATGATAGTGCCAGGCTCATTATCGTGACAATCGTCGGAGTtgcttttggattttttgttgGTATATCATTTCCAGCAGTGACATTTACAAAG AATGAATTTAGAAGAAGCAAATCACTTGAAACTCTTGGATCAGGCAGCAATGTCACTAAT ATTTATGTTCCAACAAATCCTCGTGGTGCTGAGTTATTGCCTCCAGGAATTGTTGTGGCCGAATCTGACTTTTACTTGCGAAGATTATGGGGTGAACCTAGTGAG GATATGTTGAAGAAGCCAAAGTATTTATTAACATTTACAGTCGGTTATGATCAGAGGAACAACATTAACGCAGCAGTTAAAAAG TTTTCTGATGATTTCCAAATTTTGCTTTTCCACTATGATGGCCGGACAAGCGAGTGGGACCAGTTTGAGTGGTCAAAAAGTGCAATCCATGTTAGCGTAATGAGACAAACAAAATG GTGGTATGCAAAAAGGTTTTTGCATCCTGATATTGTTGGAgcttatgaatatatttttatatgggaTGAAGATCTTGGAGTAGAACATTTTAATGGAGAGAA GTATATACAGTTGATCAAGAAACATGGTCTGGAGATCTCTCAACCAGGTCTTGAGCCTAATAATGGACTTACATGGCAGATGACGAAGAGGAGAGGAGACAGAGAGGTTCACAA GGATACAGAGGAGAAACCAGGCTGGTGTAGTGACCCACATTTGCCTCCATGTGCTGC CTTTGTGGAAATAATGGCACCTGTATTCTCTCGTGAGGCTTGGCGTTGTGTGTGGCATATGATTCAG AATGATTTGGTGCATGGATGGGGATTGGATTTTGCTCTCAGAAGATGTGTAGAG CCTGCACATGAAAAAATTGGAGTGGTTGATTCACAGTGGATTATTCATCAAGTGATTCCTTCTCTTGGCAGCCAG GGGAAGTCAGAGAAGGGGAAAGCTCCATGGGAAGGG GTGAGAGCAAGATGCAGAAACGAGTGGTCTTTATTCCGGAGTCGTCTTGCAGATGCTGAACAGGCATACATCTCTCAGACTAAGAAGGGGTGA
- the LOC133680268 gene encoding uncharacterized protein LOC133680268 isoform X6, with protein MPCQLGCLALSIIFFSSTVFKLKKYLTIERRAEMGTIHRSGVYRKTNDSARLIIVTIVGVAFGFFVGISFPAVTFTKNEFRRSKSLETLGSGSNVTNIYVPTNPRGAELLPPGIVVAESDFYLRRLWGEPSEDMLKKPKYLLTFTVGYDQRNNINAAVKKFSDDFQILLFHYDGRTSEWDQFEWSKSAIHVSVMRQTKWWYAKRFLHPDIVGAYEYIFIWDEDLGVEHFNGEKYIQLIKKHGLEISQPGLEPNNGLTWQMTKRRGDREVHKDTEEKPGWCSDPHLPPCAAFVEIMAPVFSREAWRCVWHMIQNDLVHGWGLDFALRRCVEPAHEKIGVVDSQWIIHQVIPSLGSQGKSEKGKAPWEGVRARCRNEWSLFRSRLADAEQAYISQTKKGCPSGHEMKFGLHISVKLIESCLQTACSSSIL; from the exons ATGCCGTGTCAGTTAGGCTGCCTTGCGTTATCGATCATCTTTTTTTCATCTACCGtcttcaaattgaagaaat aTTTGACTATCGAAAGACGTGCCGAGATGGGGACTATACATCGCAG TGGAGTTTATAGGAAAACAAATGATAGTGCCAGGCTCATTATCGTGACAATCGTCGGAGTtgcttttggattttttgttgGTATATCATTTCCAGCAGTGACATTTACAAAG AATGAATTTAGAAGAAGCAAATCACTTGAAACTCTTGGATCAGGCAGCAATGTCACTAAT ATTTATGTTCCAACAAATCCTCGTGGTGCTGAGTTATTGCCTCCAGGAATTGTTGTGGCCGAATCTGACTTTTACTTGCGAAGATTATGGGGTGAACCTAGTGAG GATATGTTGAAGAAGCCAAAGTATTTATTAACATTTACAGTCGGTTATGATCAGAGGAACAACATTAACGCAGCAGTTAAAAAG TTTTCTGATGATTTCCAAATTTTGCTTTTCCACTATGATGGCCGGACAAGCGAGTGGGACCAGTTTGAGTGGTCAAAAAGTGCAATCCATGTTAGCGTAATGAGACAAACAAAATG GTGGTATGCAAAAAGGTTTTTGCATCCTGATATTGTTGGAgcttatgaatatatttttatatgggaTGAAGATCTTGGAGTAGAACATTTTAATGGAGAGAA GTATATACAGTTGATCAAGAAACATGGTCTGGAGATCTCTCAACCAGGTCTTGAGCCTAATAATGGACTTACATGGCAGATGACGAAGAGGAGAGGAGACAGAGAGGTTCACAA GGATACAGAGGAGAAACCAGGCTGGTGTAGTGACCCACATTTGCCTCCATGTGCTGC CTTTGTGGAAATAATGGCACCTGTATTCTCTCGTGAGGCTTGGCGTTGTGTGTGGCATATGATTCAG AATGATTTGGTGCATGGATGGGGATTGGATTTTGCTCTCAGAAGATGTGTAGAG CCTGCACATGAAAAAATTGGAGTGGTTGATTCACAGTGGATTATTCATCAAGTGATTCCTTCTCTTGGCAGCCAG GGGAAGTCAGAGAAGGGGAAAGCTCCATGGGAAGGG GTGAGAGCAAGATGCAGAAACGAGTGGTCTTTATTCCGGAGTCGTCTTGCAGATGCTGAACAGGCATACATCTCTCAGACTAAGAAGGG TTGTCCATCGGGACATGAGATGAAATTCGGACTTCACATTTCAGTTAAATTGATAGAAAGTTGTCTTCAGACGGCTTGTTCATCATCCATTCTTTGA
- the LOC133680268 gene encoding uncharacterized protein LOC133680268 isoform X4 has protein sequence MGTIHRSFSCSGVYRKTNDSARLIIVTIVGVAFGFFVGISFPAVTFTKNEFRRSKSLETLGSGSNVTNIYVPTNPRGAELLPPGIVVAESDFYLRRLWGEPSEDMLKKPKYLLTFTVGYDQRNNINAAVKKFSDDFQILLFHYDGRTSEWDQFEWSKSAIHVSVMRQTKWWYAKRFLHPDIVGAYEYIFIWDEDLGVEHFNGEKYIQLIKKHGLEISQPGLEPNNGLTWQMTKRRGDREVHKDTEEKPGWCSDPHLPPCAAFVEIMAPVFSREAWRCVWHMIQNDLVHGWGLDFALRRCVEPAHEKIGVVDSQWIIHQVIPSLGSQGKSEKGKAPWEGVRARCRNEWSLFRSRLADAEQAYISQTKKG, from the exons ATGGGGACTATACATCGCAG TTTCTCCTGCAGTGGAGTTTATAGGAAAACAAATGATAGTGCCAGGCTCATTATCGTGACAATCGTCGGAGTtgcttttggattttttgttgGTATATCATTTCCAGCAGTGACATTTACAAAG AATGAATTTAGAAGAAGCAAATCACTTGAAACTCTTGGATCAGGCAGCAATGTCACTAAT ATTTATGTTCCAACAAATCCTCGTGGTGCTGAGTTATTGCCTCCAGGAATTGTTGTGGCCGAATCTGACTTTTACTTGCGAAGATTATGGGGTGAACCTAGTGAG GATATGTTGAAGAAGCCAAAGTATTTATTAACATTTACAGTCGGTTATGATCAGAGGAACAACATTAACGCAGCAGTTAAAAAG TTTTCTGATGATTTCCAAATTTTGCTTTTCCACTATGATGGCCGGACAAGCGAGTGGGACCAGTTTGAGTGGTCAAAAAGTGCAATCCATGTTAGCGTAATGAGACAAACAAAATG GTGGTATGCAAAAAGGTTTTTGCATCCTGATATTGTTGGAgcttatgaatatatttttatatgggaTGAAGATCTTGGAGTAGAACATTTTAATGGAGAGAA GTATATACAGTTGATCAAGAAACATGGTCTGGAGATCTCTCAACCAGGTCTTGAGCCTAATAATGGACTTACATGGCAGATGACGAAGAGGAGAGGAGACAGAGAGGTTCACAA GGATACAGAGGAGAAACCAGGCTGGTGTAGTGACCCACATTTGCCTCCATGTGCTGC CTTTGTGGAAATAATGGCACCTGTATTCTCTCGTGAGGCTTGGCGTTGTGTGTGGCATATGATTCAG AATGATTTGGTGCATGGATGGGGATTGGATTTTGCTCTCAGAAGATGTGTAGAG CCTGCACATGAAAAAATTGGAGTGGTTGATTCACAGTGGATTATTCATCAAGTGATTCCTTCTCTTGGCAGCCAG GGGAAGTCAGAGAAGGGGAAAGCTCCATGGGAAGGG GTGAGAGCAAGATGCAGAAACGAGTGGTCTTTATTCCGGAGTCGTCTTGCAGATGCTGAACAGGCATACATCTCTCAGACTAAGAAGGGGTGA
- the LOC133680268 gene encoding uncharacterized protein LOC133680268 isoform X5: MGTIHRSGVYRKTNDSARLIIVTIVGVAFGFFVGISFPAVTFTKNEFRRSKSLETLGSGSNVTNIYVPTNPRGAELLPPGIVVAESDFYLRRLWGEPSEDMLKKPKYLLTFTVGYDQRNNINAAVKKFSDDFQILLFHYDGRTSEWDQFEWSKSAIHVSVMRQTKWWYAKRFLHPDIVGAYEYIFIWDEDLGVEHFNGEKYIQLIKKHGLEISQPGLEPNNGLTWQMTKRRGDREVHKDTEEKPGWCSDPHLPPCAAFVEIMAPVFSREAWRCVWHMIQNDLVHGWGLDFALRRCVEPAHEKIGVVDSQWIIHQVIPSLGSQGKSEKGKAPWEGVRARCRNEWSLFRSRLADAEQAYISQTKKG, from the exons ATGGGGACTATACATCGCAG TGGAGTTTATAGGAAAACAAATGATAGTGCCAGGCTCATTATCGTGACAATCGTCGGAGTtgcttttggattttttgttgGTATATCATTTCCAGCAGTGACATTTACAAAG AATGAATTTAGAAGAAGCAAATCACTTGAAACTCTTGGATCAGGCAGCAATGTCACTAAT ATTTATGTTCCAACAAATCCTCGTGGTGCTGAGTTATTGCCTCCAGGAATTGTTGTGGCCGAATCTGACTTTTACTTGCGAAGATTATGGGGTGAACCTAGTGAG GATATGTTGAAGAAGCCAAAGTATTTATTAACATTTACAGTCGGTTATGATCAGAGGAACAACATTAACGCAGCAGTTAAAAAG TTTTCTGATGATTTCCAAATTTTGCTTTTCCACTATGATGGCCGGACAAGCGAGTGGGACCAGTTTGAGTGGTCAAAAAGTGCAATCCATGTTAGCGTAATGAGACAAACAAAATG GTGGTATGCAAAAAGGTTTTTGCATCCTGATATTGTTGGAgcttatgaatatatttttatatgggaTGAAGATCTTGGAGTAGAACATTTTAATGGAGAGAA GTATATACAGTTGATCAAGAAACATGGTCTGGAGATCTCTCAACCAGGTCTTGAGCCTAATAATGGACTTACATGGCAGATGACGAAGAGGAGAGGAGACAGAGAGGTTCACAA GGATACAGAGGAGAAACCAGGCTGGTGTAGTGACCCACATTTGCCTCCATGTGCTGC CTTTGTGGAAATAATGGCACCTGTATTCTCTCGTGAGGCTTGGCGTTGTGTGTGGCATATGATTCAG AATGATTTGGTGCATGGATGGGGATTGGATTTTGCTCTCAGAAGATGTGTAGAG CCTGCACATGAAAAAATTGGAGTGGTTGATTCACAGTGGATTATTCATCAAGTGATTCCTTCTCTTGGCAGCCAG GGGAAGTCAGAGAAGGGGAAAGCTCCATGGGAAGGG GTGAGAGCAAGATGCAGAAACGAGTGGTCTTTATTCCGGAGTCGTCTTGCAGATGCTGAACAGGCATACATCTCTCAGACTAAGAAGGGGTGA